The sequence AATACTATTTTGCCGAGAGTAAGATCCTAATTTACTTAATATTAGTGAAGAGCTAACTTTACCTTCTCTAATTGAGGATGCTAATCTTAAAACATCATCATAATTTTCTTTTATAATCTTTTCATTAATTTTGCCCTTTAAAATACTTTCAAGATTTTTGGATACCTTTGTTTCACTTAAAGAAAATAATTTTACATCGGATAAATCACGTATTCTAGGAGCAAATCTGAATCCTAAAAGATGAGTAAGTCCAAATACTTGATCAGTATATCCAGCTGTATCTGTGTAGTGTTCTAATATATTTAAATCAGTTTCATGATTTAAAAGCCCAT is a genomic window of Cetobacterium somerae ATCC BAA-474 containing:
- a CDS encoding Tn3 family transposase, coding for GTTSSSDGMRMQLGVTSLHADSNPHYGTGKGATIYRFTSDQFSSFYTKVINTNSRDATHVLDGLLNHETDLNILEHYTDTAGYTDQVFGLTHLLGFRFAPRIRDLSDVKLFSLSETKVSKNLESILKGKINEKIIKENYDDVLRLASSIREGKVSSSLILSKLGSYSRQNSI